In the genome of Arabidopsis thaliana chromosome 4, partial sequence, the window ctaaaaacatattttggaATGTTAGTtccaaatttttgatttagaaaataagtaaaaatagGGTCTAGCTTGACTTACAATCCATCCAGCAGAAATGCTTTGAAATCCTTTGTTGCCTGATACAGCCATAGCCGCAAGACTAAATTGATCAGGTGAGACGTTTGGATTCCATACGTTAATGTTTCCTTTTGCTCCATAGTGGTCATCTTTGTAACTAATTGTGGCAAACTAAAATccgaagagaaaaagaatagataatcaaaaaatattataagcaTTGTGGACAAGTTACAAGGCGATCTCAATTCAACTACGTGTAATAAGAAATGATTCTTACATGATGACCAgttaaatcaattttcttgtCCTTTGCAGACACTTGTCCTGGATAGTTGAATCGTAAGGATTGCAAACGTTGAGCTCGTATAAGATCTTCAAGTATAATTCTTTTGACAATGACTGTCCCAACTGGACAACTTATGTCATCTTGTCGAAATGGCAGAGAACTAGTTTTATGAGAAGCGTTGTTATCTTTGGTCCATTTAGGTATAGTTGTGGGTTTCAACTGCATTTATATTTCAATCCATCCAAACATTAAtaagaattttatttatagatattttttcgTGGTTTGTAGGATAAACCTTAATAGAATGGTTCTTGAGCAAAGGATGATCAAAAGCTAGCTGTTTTTGAATGTCGATGCAGTCAAATATATAACCATGTTCAGTCTGTCGAAatcaaaagcaagaaaaaattGGTGTGGTCTGAAAATAAATGTAACTTGATGATAGTTGTAATATTGTTACAATAGTCAAcaatttttgtaatgttttatgaaaatttaagaaaagaaaggcTAAATTTACTTGGAAACTTTTGACTGCAGGTTTATTGAGATAGGTAAgtagcttcttcatctcttctttctcctctttcgAAGGTATTGTTTTGTGACTCTCTCCAACTAAAATGAGAGCTATTGTTGATAAAGTTAGCAAGATAATTAGTTTATTGGAATACCTCATGATGAATCAAGGATCTTaatctatatttttcaaaagaaaaaatgaagcaGAACAACTATATTTATTGTGTCACATAAATCTGAGATCATTTATAACCACCAAAGAACCTATACACAGTAAATGACAAATGTATCTCCCTCTATCTCTATTGCCCATATGTAGATGCTAAAGtaagatttctcttttttttaatgtacttttttttgtataaagtATATTccataagaaaaaggaaaagcttGTTTATGGATCAATTGAccccaaaaaaagtttttagaTCAAAGcccaatataaaaaaaaaacacagtagTGACACAAAGGAACTTAAATAAACCATGAATTGATCTATAAACAGTAGAGATCGATAAGGCGAACATTTTCCATGTGAAGTGTCTTCTTTcatctataatatttttgacatCCAATAATTTCCTCTATAATATCATTCACATAATTGATAGAAACATTATGTTAGAATTGTCCACATCATTTGAGCTGTAATATATTCTGTTTTAACAAATTATATGGTAGTTGCTTAATCTTATGTCCATCTTCTTCTATGCATCGTTTTCGCGCCTAGTTGTCCAGTCCATTTCAACTACCTACCTCTAATTCTTATcttaaaacaacattttttaatttaagtaTTATGCTCAAAGACTAACTAGATAGAAAACCGTTATTAAACATTAAACGAATTAAAAGTCTTACATGGAAAATGTAGGTTTATAAACCACGAGTTATGattgacaataaaaaaaatgcaaatcatcaatcaaaagaGACTTGAGTGCGACTCTATATCAACCATTGCAATTAAAATTATCTATCACAAAAATTTTAGACAGATTAAGTTAATTTAGTCTAAATtcactaatttattttctataattagtaattaactatatttatttatttacacaTTTTCTGATAATTTAGAAATTTGCatgaataacaaatataagATTTTGGAAATTAGTAgcaaatttaattaataattatttttgccTAAATGAACCAAACTATAAAACCTCCACATACACCAGTCATCAAATTTACAGAGACAACAAACTAAAGTTGGTGGTGAtagagtgagagagaaacatggaaggcaaagaagaagacgtcAATGTTGGAGCCAACAAGTTCCCAGAGAGACAGCCGATCGGTACGGCGGCTCAGACGGAGAGCAAGGACTATAAGGAACCACCACCGGCGCCGTTTTTCGAACCCGGCGAGCTCAAATCTTGGTCTTTCTACA includes:
- a CDS encoding NEP-interacting protein, putative (DUF239) (Protein of Unknown Function (DUF239); FUNCTIONS IN: molecular_function unknown; INVOLVED IN: biological_process unknown; LOCATED IN: endomembrane system; CONTAINS InterPro DOMAIN/s: Protein of unknown function DUF239, plant (InterPro:IPR004314); BEST Arabidopsis thaliana protein match is: Protein of Unknown Function (DUF239) (TAIR:AT2G20170.2); Has 717 Blast hits to 667 proteins in 27 species: Archae - 0; Bacteria - 13; Metazoa - 0; Fungi - 10; Plants - 694; Viruses - 0; Other Eukaryotes - 0 (source: NCBI BLink).); its protein translation is MRYSNKLIILLTLSTIALILVGESHKTIPSKEEKEEMKKLLTYLNKPAVKSFQTEHGYIFDCIDIQKQLAFDHPLLKNHSIKLKPTTIPKWTKDNNASHKTSSLPFRQDDISCPVGTVIVKRIILEDLIRAQRLQSLRFNYPGQVSAKDKKIDLTGHHFATISYKDDHYGAKGNINVWNPNVSPDQFSLAAMAVSGNKGFQSISAGWIVYPGLNQNNQSHLFTYWTADGNNKTHCYNTLRPGFVHVSTKYAIGMLAQPVSIYDGQQYQLEVSIYQDHVTRDWWFVLNNEPIGYWPKSLFTRQGLADGASAVFWGGEVYSSVKEKSPSMGSGHFPQEGFKKAAYVNGLKIITDITKEVSSPLASALKTFASSPNCYNVQKILGVGEFWSRAILFGGPGGCIF